The Desulfovibrio sp. G11 region CGCCAAGAGCATGACCTCGATGGACAGTGCGGTAACCCAGGTGGAGCAGGCCACGGCCTATGCCGGAAAATCGGGTCAGGCGCTCAACGCCATCGTGGGTACGGTGGAAGACACCGTGGCCCAGATCAGCGCCATTGCGGCGGCCAGCGAGCAGCAGTCCGTCGCCAGCGAGCAGATCAACCGCTCCATTGATGAGGTCAACAACGTCATGGCCGGCACTGCCAGATCCATGGCCGAGGCCCGTCAGGAAACGGACAGGCTCGTGGCCCTCATTGAGCGGCTGGCCGACCTGACGGCGCGTCTGCAGGAATGATCTGCATCTTTTATCGCCAGTCCCTCGCGGGCGGTCCGGTCAGTCTGTGTCCGTTCCGTCCGTGAGGCGGCCCTGGCGCGGCATTGTTGATGCCCCCGCCGTTTGCCCGGGCTGGCTGAAAAGACTGTCTGCCAGCTTGCGATGGGCCGCAGGCATGGCGAGGTCTTCCAGTTCCTGCGGGCTTGCCCAGCGGTATTGCGTGGCAGCGGTGAGCACCGGCGGGGCCGGGCATGTCTCCGGCGTACAATCCTTGCCTGGGGCGGCCAGATCAAGGCCGAAGCAATGCAGGGTGAGCCGGTAGGTGGTATAGCCATGGCGGATGATGCCATGACGGGCTGCCACGTTTACGGTAAAGCCTGTTTCTTCCATAAACTCACGCACAACGGCCTGTTCAGGGCTTTCGCCTTCTTCTACGCGGCCGCCGGGAAATTCCCACAAATTGCCCCACACACCCGAAGCCGGGCGCTTTTGCACAAAAATTTTTTCTCCGCGGCGCAGCACGCCGGTGACGGCGTTGACAGGGGTAACCGTGGCCCGTTTGCCCGGAACCGGGCGTTGATCCTCAATGCCCAGGTGGTGGCTTATGCAGAACGCCCCCAGCGGACAGGACGCGCAGCACGGTTTTTTACGGCATACAAGCGCGCCAAGCTCCATCATGGCCTGATTGTGGGCGCGGGCCTTGCCCTCGGGAACGAGCCTGAGTGCCCACTGGTGGATGACGCCCGCGGCAGGTTCCTGCTTGACCGGGCTGTCCACATCAAAAATGCGTGAAACAACACGCTCCACATTGGCATCAACGCAGGGCAGCTTTTTTTCAAAGGCAATGCTGGCAATGGCTCCGGCCGTATAGGGGCCGACACCGGGCAGGGCGCGTATGGCCGCAGGATCGCGGGGGAATATTCCGTTGTGCTCGGCCATGATTTTGCGGGCCGCCGCAAGAATGTGGCGCGCGCGCGAATAGTAGCCCAGCCCTTCCCACATGCGCAGCACGTCCTCCTCATGGGCGGCTGCCAGCGCGGCAATGTCGGGGAAGCGCTCCATCCAGCGTATAAAATACCTTACCCCGCGTTCCATCTGCGTCTGTTGCAGCATGACCTCTGAAATCCAGACTTCATAGGGTGTGTAGCTGTTCCGCCAGGGCAGGGCGCGCTGATGCACGGCAAACCAGTCCAGCAGGGCATTTTGCAGGGCGGGAATGTGTTTTTCCGGCGGAAGATGCCGCGGCGGTAGGCCCGAACAGCCCTGCGCCGCGGCGGCCGTTTCCAGGCCGGGCAGCGGGTTGGGAGTGGTGCGGGATTTTTTGCCTGTTTTTGGATCTGTGGGGAATTTTATGGCTTTTTTGGGCATGCGGGCAGTCTATACCCGGTGGCGGGCATTGTCATCTGCCGGGGCATGGCCTATATTCCGGATCGGGCGCATTCCGGCCTTTGCCGGAGCGCGCCGCCACCACAAGTAGCAAGGAGCTGTCATGGCTGATAATCCCACGGTTTTGCTGGAAACCACGTCCGGCGATATTTTGCTGGAACTTTTCCCCGACAAGGCCCCGAAAACCGTTGCCAACTTTCTGCAGTATGTGGATGATGGTTTTTACAACAATACCATTTTCCACCGCGTTATCCCCGGCTTCATGATCCAGGGCGGCGGCCTCGGCGCGCGCATGGATGAAAAGGCCACCCGCGAACCCGTTGCCAACGAGGCCGACAACGGCGTGAAAAACGAGCGCGGCACCATCGCCATGGCCCGTACGCGCGACCCGCACAGCGCCACCGCCCAGTTCTTCATCAACCTGGTGGACAATGATTTTCTCAACCACAGCGCACCCACCCTTGATGGTTGGGGCTACTGCGCTTTCGGCCGCGTGACCGAAGGCATGGAAGTGGTGGAAAAGATCGCCAAGGTCAAAACCAAGAGCATGGGCATGCATGAAAACGTGCCTGTGGATATGGTGCTCATTACCGGGGCCAGCCGCTTCGAGTAATATTTCGCCGCCGCAAGGCGCGCAGCCTGTCCTCAAGAGACGCGCCCCGGCCTTGTCGGCCGAGGGCGCGTCCTGTTTTTTTGCCTGTATCCGCCGGGCGAAAATTATGCCGCCCTGTATCCGCACTTTTTTACGCAGCCTGGGCAAGGCACGAAACGCTCCGTAATATCAGGTCAAAACTGGGTAAAACGGCTGTCGGGCCTCTGTTGAGTCGCTTTGCACAAGGCAGGGGCTTTGCTATGCTGGTTCTGACCGGCGCGCCCGGCGGCCCTGCCGCCGTAGCGGACCGACGCGCCGGGGCATCTCCACCGCAACCGTAAGGAGACACTCATGTCCCGTGATATCATCAATGCCGTTCAGGCCCCTTACCGCCACTCCTGGAGCCTGCTCACCCAGTTTATTGATGTCTGCCCCGAGAATATCTGGAATGGAACACGCGGCGGCTGGCCTGTATGGCAGCAGGTGGCCCACACCATTGCCGTGCTGAATTTTTTTACGCTGGGCGAAAAGGATGCTCCCCTGCCTGCGCCCTGCGATCAGGCCACGCTTATGCTCAAGGTGCAGGGGGCCTGCGCTGTCGGCAAGGATGCCATGCGTGACTATGCAGAGGCTGTGCGCATCTGTGTTGATGCCTGGCTTGACGGGCTTTCAGACGCTGATCTCGCCCGGCTGCATGCCGTGCTGAGCCAAAAAATCGGGATGGACGTCACCTACGGGGCGGCCGTGGCCATGCTTGCCAGCCATACCTGCTACCATATCGGCTCCTGTGATGCCGCCCTGCGAGATAGCGGCCTGCCCGGGGTATTTTAGGCATTGTTTTTAGAATATTTTTACGGTGAAAAAGCTCCGGCGGCTGCGCGAGCGCACGTTGTTTACGCCGCCAAGCGCCAGAGCAGACGCGCCTTGACTTTGAGAGCACACTTTCTCAAAGATAAAATAGCATAAAGGGCGTTCGGGCCGCCAGCCGCATTGCAACGGGTTTGCCGCCGGTCTGGCAGCAGCGCGGAGACCGGCGGTTCGGGCATTGTCGGGCCGAGGCTGCTGGCTACTGCTGGCGGATGGTGTACGCCCGGCTGCCGTTTGTGTTCTTGCTGCGGTCCCGTTGTGGTTCCAGTTATGTATTTGTCTCCGCCGTCTCCCTGCGCGGTCTGTGGTTCTGCACCCACGCCTGCCGTAACATTTTCCGACACTGCTCCGATGGGGCTGCCATAATGGCCCGGCCTGCCCCGCATGCATGAGCGCAGCGGCACTCTGACGGATGCCGGGCCACATAAACCAGGAGAAAACCATGACCACATGGAAGAGTGATCCCGACCATTCCCGCCTTGGTTTTGTTGTCAGGCATATCACGATTACCGATATAGCCGGCAGGTTCGCGGAATTTACGGCTTCGGCCCAGATCGGCAAGGACGATCTGTCCGACGCAACCTTCAGCATGGCTGCCCGCGTGGCCAGCATTGATACGGACGTGGCCGCGCGGGATGAACATCTGCGCAGTGCCGATTTTTTTGAAGCCGGAACATATCCCGAGATCACCTTCGCCAGCAGTCATGTGCGCATGGACAGCAAGGGGGAGGGGAAAATCAGCGGAGCGCTGACCATCCACGGTGTTACAAAAGAAGTGACATTCAGCATACAGGCCAGCGAGGTGGTGACCAATCCGATGAACAATGCGCCTACCCGCGCCTTCAAGGTGTGGGGCAGCGTAAAGCGGAGCGATTTTGGACTCGGGACCAGCATTCCTGCCCTTATTGTGGGCGAGGAGGTGCATGTGGCGGCTGATGTGGAGTGCTCGCCCGTCTAGCGCATATGAACGCTGAAATGCTTCATGTTTTAATTGGTGCCATTCTGCCCGGGAATGTACTTTTCGACAGAATCCACGCAGCGTTAGCGCATGAAAACGTTTTCAAAGGTAAGATGGGCTAAAGCTGTTGCCGTTTGAAGCGCTCTTTTTGGCTTTATATATTCCCGGCGGCTGCAAGAATCAGGCTTCAGTGGTAACGGGCGTAACCAGCACGTGATATTTACCATCCGTAGCTCCTTGCAGCGGCGTAACGTCAAATGCCCGCTCCGGTTCGCCAGGGCGGGCATTTTTTTGCAGACGGATAGAAGTCCGGGGCAAAATCGGGGAGTTCTGAACCCGATAGGGCATCTCGCACTTGAAATGCCCTACAATCATTTGGAGACAAATCCTTGTCGCCAAATGATTGTAGAGCGGCTTTGGCGACCGTTAAGCAATCATTTGAAGCGGTAATTGCTCTCGTGCCTGCGAAAAACCGAGACCCGCCCACAGGGGCGGGTCTCCGGCCGTGCTGCCAACCTTGGGCGCATAGCGCGCTCCACAGCATGGCCGTATTTTTATGGCGCGTTGATAGCGCAGTATTCTAAAATATTCGGACGGCGGCGTCTGCCGTGGGTGAAAGACGCCGCCGCCTGTCTGCTCCGGCGGTTTCGTGCCTTCCGGAGCTTACGGCCATGCCGCCTGCACAGGTCTGGGGCAATAGGCCTGCGAGGAACGGTTGGGGCATGTATGGCCGTTCGGGAATTTTTGTGCAGCCGTGCCGGAACTGCCGGATTCAGCACGGCCTGTTTCTATTGTGTTACGAACATGAAAAAGATGCTACACACGGAGGGTGGCTTTGGCAAGCAAAAAAGCACGTTTTTAAAAAACGTGCTACGAAGCGTGGAGGTTATTTTATTCCGGTGATGGTTGTTTACGTTTATAGTCAGTGATTTAGTATCGTTAGGTGGTACTTCTGACGTTGTTCCATCATGGGGCGCGAACAGCCCACGTATTGCCTGTGTGGAGCGGGCATCTGCGCCCTCTGTGAATAAGATCCACGTTGTGGCGCTCTGCTGCGTCCGGGCTTCGGTATGCCGTCTTTACGGCATACTCAAAAGCTGTATGGCGGCAAGGTGCTCCAGTTCTTCGGTCAGGCACAGGGCTTCGGCCAGGCTTGCCCCTGTACTGCACAGGCCATGCCCGGCCATCCATACGGCGGGGCTGGTGCGGGCGGCTTCGGCCACCGCCTGGGCCAGTTCTGGTGTGCCGGGGGGCAGGGCCGGAGCAACACCCAGACGGGCGCGCCATACTCCGGCTTCAAAAAGGGGCAGGTTCAAAAAATCTTCCATAGTGCCGCCAAGGCGCAGGCTCAGGGCCAGCAGACGGCGGGGGTGTGTGTGCAGTATGGCGGCGCAGTCCGGTAGGGCGCGGTAAACGGCCAGATGCATGCCCGATTCGGTGGAAGCCGGGCCGCCGTGCAGGGTTGCGCCGTCGGCAAGGCTGACAAGACAGCAATCCTCTGCTGTGAGCCGCCCCTTGGCCGCTCCGGATCGAGTGAGGCACACCGTATCGCTATGGGGCGTGGGCAGGCGCAGGCTGGCGTTGCCGTTGCAGCCGGAAAGCAGCCCCTGCCGCCATGCGTCGCGGCAGACGGAGCGCAGGTTTTCTACCATATGCGGCGTCAGCTCCCCGGCTGAAGCAGAAAGAGAGGCCTTGTCCGGGCAGTGTCCGGGTGCGGTCATGACAATCTTCCTTTTTTCTGCCACGCACTCAGGTCCAGGCAGGAAATATCGCCGGTCTGGCTGGTTTCGACAGTCTGCACCAGGCGGGTAAGCAGGCGCTGCAGGGCTTTGTGTTCCGGGTTGAGGCTGAAGACGGTTCCGTCCGGTCCTTCCACAGGCAGATATTTGCGGCCGACTTTAAGCGGAATGATGCCCTTTTCAAACAGCAGCAGATACATGAGGTATGCCTTGGTTCCCGAAAGGGCGGCCGTGCGGCTGGAAAGCTTGCCGTTTTCCATGTTGGGATCGCGCTGCTCCGGTTCCGCGCCAAGATGACGCACAGCGTCTTCCTGAAGGGCGTAGGCCAGCAGGTACCCCGCCTGCCGTGCACGCCAGCTGTATTCCAGGTCTTCATAGCCGTAGCGGCCGTAGCTCTCGTTCCAGAAGCCCAGTTTTTCATGCACGGCGCGGGGGATGCAGGCGCAGGCCCCGTTGCAGCACGCTACGCTGAGGGCGGGCGTGCTGTCAGCCAGCCGCAGGGGCGTGCCCTCATGCCACGGACACAGGCGGTAGCCCGCCATGCCTACGCGGCCGTCGGCGGCCAGCATGCCCGTAAGGCGCTCAAGCCAGTGCGGGTCGCAAATCTCCACGTCGTTATCCAGCTTGACAAAACAGTCCGCCGCGCCCGCATCGCCCCAGGCCAGGTTGGAGGCCACGGCCACGCCCATATTGCGTTTTAGCAGGTGCAGGCGCATGTGCGGGTGTGCGTCGGCCAGCTCTTTCAGATACCGGGGCGTGCCGTCTGTGCTGCCGTTGTCTGTCACGGTAAGGCTGTAGCCGGGCGGCGTCTGCGCAAGCAGGCTTGTGAGGCACCGGCGGGTAAGGTCCAGCCGGTTCCAGGTAACAACGCCGATATGGGCGCGCATGTCAGGCGTCCTGCCCGGCATCAAAGTGGTCAAAGCCGCCGCCGAGTTTTTCCAGCGGTTCGTTATTGCATACAATGCCGCCGCCGGAGGTGACGACGCCGATGCTGAACAGCCCCGGTATGGCCGCATGCAGGGGCGGCAGCATGTCGGGGGCGCATGAGCCGAGCAGGGCGTAATCCTCGCCGCCGAGCAGGGCCTCATAAACAGGATTTTTACCCATAGCCGCCGCGTAGCGCAGTACTTCCGGGTGCAGGCGGCCTCGCGGCAGCACGATTTCGGCTCCAAGGCCCGTGCATTTCTCCGGGCAGGTGGCGCTGAGTTCGCCGCTGAGGCCCAGCAGGCGGGGCAGGTCGCGCAGTATCCCGTCCGAAAGGTCCATAAGGGCCGGGGGCCGGGCATTGTACCCTGCTCTGGACAGCATGAGTCCCGCATCCACCTGGGGAACGGGGCGCAGATGCGCGGCGCAGGCGGCGGGCCAGTGGTGCAGGGCTTCGCGGCCCTGCTCCTCAAGCAGGGCAAGGCCTGCGCGGGCAAGACCCAGCGGCCCCACAAGAAAAAGAATGTCGCCCGGCATGCTGCCTCCGCGCGCCAGAAAACTGCCGGGTTCCGCCGCTTCGCCCCAGACAGTGATGGAGATGTGCAGGCTTGTGCTGCGGGACAGGTCGCCGCCAGCCAGGGCGATGCGGTGCTTGCCCGCCAGTTCGGCCATGCCGCTGAAAAACCTGTTGAGCCAGTCCATGTCCACCCATGCGGGCAAGCCCAGGCAGAGGGTAAAGGCCAGGGGGCGGGCGCCGCAGCCCGCAAGATCGCTCACGTTGACGGCCAGCGCCTTGTAGCCCGTGTCTTCGGGGGTAAAGTAGTTTCGCCGGAAGTGGATGTCTTCCAGAAAAAGGTCGCTGCTCACGCAAAGGGGCTTTTCCGCCTTGAGCACAGCGCAGTCATCGCCACGGCCAAGCAGCAGGGAAGGGTGCGTCTGCGGAAAGTATCCCGCCAGGCAGGCCAGGATGCGATCTTCTGAAAGTGGGACCGCGCTGGTGGCGGCAGAGCCGCCCGGAACAGGGGACGGGACCATATCAGTTCTCCATGAGCAGATATTCGCTCAGAATGATCTTGAGTCCAAAACCGGGAAAATTCACCTGCACCTTTTCGGGCGAGATGTGCCTGATTATTTTGCCCCGGCCAAAAATGCGGTGCTGGCAGTAGCACAGATGCCCCTGACCGGGAGTGTCCCCGCCCTGTGAGGACGTTGCGGCTGGGGGCGGTACTTCGGGCCTGCTGTATCCGCCATACCCGCCATTCCCGGCAGGCCCGCCGGCGGCAACGGGGCGCCCGCCTGCGGCATGCTCCGGCGGTAACTGGCAGTCGTCATAGGCTGCATGCTCCTGTGGGGGCTGCATGCCTTGCGGCCGCGTGGCGGGCCGGGGCTGGAACGCGCCCGGCGAGCCGAATCCACCGGCAGCCCGGCGTGAAATGCCGCCGCCGAAGCCTTCTACCCATTCTTCCACCAGGCCTGGGGCCAGTTCGCGCACAAAGGGGCTCTGGTTCACATGCTGGCTGCCGCGCTCGGCCCTGTTGTACAGCGAGGCCGGAGCGTAGAGGTCGAGGCACTGGCGGGCGCGGGTGCAGGCCACGTACATGAGGCGGCGTTCTTCTTCAAAGTCTTCGGGCCGGGCAAGGGCATGGCGCGAGGGAAAACGGTCTTCCACAAGGTCAATGATGCACACAGCGTTCCATTCAAGGCCTTTGGCCGAGTGTACGGTGGAAAGGGTGATCTTGCCCTCGGCGTCGTTTTCATCCTCTTCGGGTGATTCCAGTGCCAGGTCGGCCAGAAAAAGGTCCAGGTGAACATAGCCCGAAGCCATCTGGATGATTTCTTCAAGCCCCTGCTGGCGGCGCGGCCAGTCTTCGGGGTACAGGCTCTCCAGGCGCGGGCGATAATGCTCCAGCACGGCGGCCAGGGTGGAAGACGGCGCCATGGGGCGTGTGCGCAGGTCATTGATGAAGCGTACATCTTCCAGAAAGCCCGTGTGGCGGGCCAGGGCCTTTTCAGTGGCGGCAGCGTCGCCGCTGCGGATCACGTTGTACAGCTTTTCTACCGTCTTTGGGCCAATGCCGCTGTGCTGGGCGGCCACACGGGCAAAGGCGGGCAGGTCCAGCGGGTTGAGCAGCAGCCGTGCATAGGCCATCACGTCCTTGACGTGGGCCGCCTCGGTATAGCGCAGGCCGCCGTATTTGCGAAAGCCTATGCCGGCCTGGTTGAGCGCCATTTCAAGGTTGTACGAATGAAAGCCCGCGCGAAAAAGTACCGCGATTTCATGAGGCATGTGGTCGCGCAGCAGTTCTTCAATGCGGCGTACCACAAGGCGCGCCTGGCTGGCATCGCTCAGGGGGGTTACCAGCCGGACCGGTTCGCCTCCTTCCTTGCGGGTGAACAGTTTTTTGCGGAATGACTCCGCCGCGTGGGCCAGCAGGCTGTTGGCGACCTCAAGTACGGGCCTGGTGGAGCGGTAGTTCTCCTCCAGGCGGATGACGCGCGCACCGGGAAAAAGCTTGGGAAAATCAAGAATATTACGCACGTTGGCCCCGCGAAACGCATAGATGGACTGCGCCTCGTCGCCCACGGCCATCACATTGCCGGGGGGGGCGTCCTCCGGCCCGGCCAGCAACCGCACAATACGGGCCTGCACCAGGTTTGTGTCCTGATATTCGTCCACAAGGATATGGCTGAAGCGCTGCCGCAGGCTGGCGGCGGCAACTTCATTCTGCCGCAGCAGGGCCTCAAGCTCAAAGAGCAGGTCGTCATAGTCCATGAGGCCTTTTTCGCGTCGGTAGGTATTGTAGGCCTCGCCCAGCCTGCTCAGGCTTTCGGCGTGGGGCAGCAGGTGAAAGGCTTCGCGCCTGAGCACCTCGTCCAGCGGCAGCTCCTTGTTGCGGGCCTTGCTGAGCAGCCCCACCACGGTCTGTGTTTTAGGAAAGGACTTGTCGCCCTTGCCGAGCTTCAGGTCGTCGCGGCAGTGCTTTACGGCTGAAGTAATGTCTGCCGCATCCATGACCGTAAAGGGGCGGTCGGCCAGCCATGCGGGTTTCCAGCGGCGCAGCACGCTGAAGGCAAAGGCGTGAAAGGTTCCCCCCTGCACGCCGGAAAGACCGTGGTCCAGCAGCAGTCCCGCGCGGTGCAGCATTTCCTGCGCGGCCTTGCGGGTAAAGGTAAGCAGCAGCATGGATTCGGGCGAAACACCGTTTTCCGCCAGCCATGCCAGACGGTAAACGATGGTGCGTGTTTTGCCGCTGCCTGCCCCGGCTACCACCAGCACTGGGCCGTCGCCGCTGGTGGCGGCTTCATATTGGGCTTCGTTAAGCGCTTGAGCGTAATCAATCATGGTACAACCTTGGAGTAAGTCGGCAGCCGGACCGGGGTGCGGCGAAAGCGCGGCCATGCGCGGCTGAAGCAGCACTGCCTGGCGTTCGTGAACTTCTGTGGGTGCGGATGCCTCGGCAAGTCTAGCATAAGGGCCGCCGGGCCGCCAGAGTGCCCGGGGCAAAAGCCGCGCCGGGCAGCGCGTTGTCCCCGGTGTTTTGGGCCGGATGTTCAGGAGGATATCCAGCCGCATATGGATATCCAGCCGCATATGGATATGCAGCCGCCGGGCCTGTGGAGCGTACGCCTTCGCCGGGTCGCGCTTTTTTTGTGTCGTATGGGCAGGCAGTACGCGGATGCTTTTGTGACCGCACGCGCCCCTGCACTGATGGCTGCCCGCAAAGCGATATTCTGCGCGGCTTCACAGCGTTTCACATTGACGCGGCCGGCCCCTGGGAGTACATATAGACACTCTTGCGACATTTTTCGCATGGCTGCGGGACGGCACGTCCACTATGCACCCGCACGAGCACGGCGCGCCCGCACCCACTGCGCGGCATCCTGCCCGCACGGGCGGCGGAGCGGCAATTTCCACGGCGGCAGATCGGCCTTGCCCGGCCATGCCGGAAAACATGAAGGAGTTTTCATGCCTGAAGAACAAAGCCAATTTCAAAGCGCCGTCGCCAGCGTGCTTGAATCGGTCATGTTTGAAAACTGGCTGCGCTTTTATTTCATCAGCGAAAAGCCCGAATCCGCTTCGGACGAAGGTGAAACGCCGCTGTTCATGGCAGTGCCTGTCAAGGGAATGGAGCGTATAGCCGAGCTGTACCCCCACCTTCTGCCGCTGGCCGACGAGATGAACGGCAAGGAAGTGACCTTTGAAATGTCGCAGCGCGCCATCTGCAACTACATTGCTGCGTATGTGGACGGCAAGCTCATTGCCCGCGACAGCGCGGCCATGATTTTTAACAGTTCCACGTTCCAGGTGCAGATGCAGCTTTTCAACACCTGGGTGCAAATGCACGAAGACCAGCTTGACCGCGGGTTTACGGAGTTCGGCGCGTGGCGCAAGCTTTTTGATGAGTGGCGGCAAAGCCCCGGCGCCCGTGAACTGGCCGAAAAGATGACATTGAGCCTGCACAGCGCCTCGGCCGGGAGCGACAAGGATACGGTGCAGTAGCCGTGCGCGATGTTTGCCGCAGGGGCTGGCCGGCGGCGCGGCTGTCATGAATACTGTGGACAAGACGAAAAAAGCGCCCGGATGCAGGGCATGTCGCATCCGGCAAGGTTGCTTACCCGGTGCGGCGACTTTCTTTGCTTGAGCATCTGGCCCACGCGGCTCTTGAACGCGCTTTGGTGACCTGCGCTGCGGACGCATCTTCTGTGCCGCATGGCGGGCAAGGCGCACAGGCTGCCGTGGGTGCGGCGCCCGGTCTCCTGCTGGTGGATGCCACGGCCGGCAACGGGCATGACAGCCTGTTCCTGCTTGGCGCAGCACCCCGCAACGCGCTGCTGCTGGCTATGGATGTGCAGGCTCAGGCCGTGGCAGCTACGGGCGCCCTGCTTGCGGCTCACGGTTTTGCGCATGCGGCGCGGGTGCTGCACACGGGTCACGAATGCCTGGCAGACGTGCTGGCGGCGCTTGCGCCGGAAGACCGGCAGCGGCCCTTGGCGTGTGTTGTTTTTAATCTGGGCTGGCTGCCCGGCGGCAACAAGGATCTGGTCACCACCCCTGCTACATCGCTG contains the following coding sequences:
- a CDS encoding ATP-dependent helicase — encoded protein: MIDYAQALNEAQYEAATSGDGPVLVVAGAGSGKTRTIVYRLAWLAENGVSPESMLLLTFTRKAAQEMLHRAGLLLDHGLSGVQGGTFHAFAFSVLRRWKPAWLADRPFTVMDAADITSAVKHCRDDLKLGKGDKSFPKTQTVVGLLSKARNKELPLDEVLRREAFHLLPHAESLSRLGEAYNTYRREKGLMDYDDLLFELEALLRQNEVAAASLRQRFSHILVDEYQDTNLVQARIVRLLAGPEDAPPGNVMAVGDEAQSIYAFRGANVRNILDFPKLFPGARVIRLEENYRSTRPVLEVANSLLAHAAESFRKKLFTRKEGGEPVRLVTPLSDASQARLVVRRIEELLRDHMPHEIAVLFRAGFHSYNLEMALNQAGIGFRKYGGLRYTEAAHVKDVMAYARLLLNPLDLPAFARVAAQHSGIGPKTVEKLYNVIRSGDAAATEKALARHTGFLEDVRFINDLRTRPMAPSSTLAAVLEHYRPRLESLYPEDWPRRQQGLEEIIQMASGYVHLDLFLADLALESPEEDENDAEGKITLSTVHSAKGLEWNAVCIIDLVEDRFPSRHALARPEDFEEERRLMYVACTRARQCLDLYAPASLYNRAERGSQHVNQSPFVRELAPGLVEEWVEGFGGGISRRAAGGFGSPGAFQPRPATRPQGMQPPQEHAAYDDCQLPPEHAAGGRPVAAGGPAGNGGYGGYSRPEVPPPAATSSQGGDTPGQGHLCYCQHRIFGRGKIIRHISPEKVQVNFPGFGLKIILSEYLLMEN
- a CDS encoding YceI family protein → MTTWKSDPDHSRLGFVVRHITITDIAGRFAEFTASAQIGKDDLSDATFSMAARVASIDTDVAARDEHLRSADFFEAGTYPEITFASSHVRMDSKGEGKISGALTIHGVTKEVTFSIQASEVVTNPMNNAPTRAFKVWGSVKRSDFGLGTSIPALIVGEEVHVAADVECSPV
- the mutY gene encoding A/G-specific adenine glycosylase yields the protein MPKKAIKFPTDPKTGKKSRTTPNPLPGLETAAAAQGCSGLPPRHLPPEKHIPALQNALLDWFAVHQRALPWRNSYTPYEVWISEVMLQQTQMERGVRYFIRWMERFPDIAALAAAHEEDVLRMWEGLGYYSRARHILAAARKIMAEHNGIFPRDPAAIRALPGVGPYTAGAIASIAFEKKLPCVDANVERVVSRIFDVDSPVKQEPAAGVIHQWALRLVPEGKARAHNQAMMELGALVCRKKPCCASCPLGAFCISHHLGIEDQRPVPGKRATVTPVNAVTGVLRRGEKIFVQKRPASGVWGNLWEFPGGRVEEGESPEQAVVREFMEETGFTVNVAARHGIIRHGYTTYRLTLHCFGLDLAAPGKDCTPETCPAPPVLTAATQYRWASPQELEDLAMPAAHRKLADSLFSQPGQTAGASTMPRQGRLTDGTDTD
- a CDS encoding class I SAM-dependent methyltransferase; its protein translation is MLEHLAHAALERALVTCAADASSVPHGGQGAQAAVGAAPGLLLVDATAGNGHDSLFLLGAAPRNALLLAMDVQAQAVAATGALLAAHGFAHAARVLHTGHECLADVLAALAPEDRQRPLACVVFNLGWLPGGNKDLVTTPATSLPALEAALEALAPGGCISLHCYTGHEGGAEEAAALEARVRSLPPRRWRVLTLADANRERAAESLLLVERLPVRKNRA
- a CDS encoding glycosyltransferase family 2 protein, translated to MRAHIGVVTWNRLDLTRRCLTSLLAQTPPGYSLTVTDNGSTDGTPRYLKELADAHPHMRLHLLKRNMGVAVASNLAWGDAGAADCFVKLDNDVEICDPHWLERLTGMLAADGRVGMAGYRLCPWHEGTPLRLADSTPALSVACCNGACACIPRAVHEKLGFWNESYGRYGYEDLEYSWRARQAGYLLAYALQEDAVRHLGAEPEQRDPNMENGKLSSRTAALSGTKAYLMYLLLFEKGIIPLKVGRKYLPVEGPDGTVFSLNPEHKALQRLLTRLVQTVETSQTGDISCLDLSAWQKKGRLS
- the thiL gene encoding thiamine-phosphate kinase encodes the protein MVPSPVPGGSAATSAVPLSEDRILACLAGYFPQTHPSLLLGRGDDCAVLKAEKPLCVSSDLFLEDIHFRRNYFTPEDTGYKALAVNVSDLAGCGARPLAFTLCLGLPAWVDMDWLNRFFSGMAELAGKHRIALAGGDLSRSTSLHISITVWGEAAEPGSFLARGGSMPGDILFLVGPLGLARAGLALLEEQGREALHHWPAACAAHLRPVPQVDAGLMLSRAGYNARPPALMDLSDGILRDLPRLLGLSGELSATCPEKCTGLGAEIVLPRGRLHPEVLRYAAAMGKNPVYEALLGGEDYALLGSCAPDMLPPLHAAIPGLFSIGVVTSGGGIVCNNEPLEKLGGGFDHFDAGQDA
- a CDS encoding class II aldolase/adducin family protein; the encoded protein is MTAPGHCPDKASLSASAGELTPHMVENLRSVCRDAWRQGLLSGCNGNASLRLPTPHSDTVCLTRSGAAKGRLTAEDCCLVSLADGATLHGGPASTESGMHLAVYRALPDCAAILHTHPRRLLALSLRLGGTMEDFLNLPLFEAGVWRARLGVAPALPPGTPELAQAVAEAARTSPAVWMAGHGLCSTGASLAEALCLTEELEHLAAIQLLSMP
- a CDS encoding DinB family protein; protein product: MSRDIINAVQAPYRHSWSLLTQFIDVCPENIWNGTRGGWPVWQQVAHTIAVLNFFTLGEKDAPLPAPCDQATLMLKVQGACAVGKDAMRDYAEAVRICVDAWLDGLSDADLARLHAVLSQKIGMDVTYGAAVAMLASHTCYHIGSCDAALRDSGLPGVF
- a CDS encoding peptidylprolyl isomerase, with amino-acid sequence MADNPTVLLETTSGDILLELFPDKAPKTVANFLQYVDDGFYNNTIFHRVIPGFMIQGGGLGARMDEKATREPVANEADNGVKNERGTIAMARTRDPHSATAQFFINLVDNDFLNHSAPTLDGWGYCAFGRVTEGMEVVEKIAKVKTKSMGMHENVPVDMVLITGASRFE